In Daphnia magna isolate NIES linkage group LG6, ASM2063170v1.1, whole genome shotgun sequence, the following are encoded in one genomic region:
- the LOC116925414 gene encoding uncharacterized protein LOC116925414: protein MALSGSRSSSALIVVLSVLLMGINSADSQSAETIECTSQDTTFELRTGYVFTAPEEILDTRPDTLQLADCIETCRLNSSCSALNFETGLCVLFRTNAFDTPEALTKSQFPVYTIYAQRICLANASELCAQRSWAYEMVPSFEMSTFVRQKKQAATRRACMELCLNEQTFQCRSASFSATTGECSLSDMDRFSVTARSAYTNTPDVDYFETNCVDDPVKMCDFQRTEGRILKTVDAVFQDVETEEACKNLCLNANFRCHSFDFGDTGDKVCRLSHHSASSLSQIQDPYLEIPEATTHELTSCYNVTIDCRSSDMIVRVKTNRIFSGKLYAKERPNSCVTDVTRGLEFELRLGYQDLGCDVKQEGLGKFFTEVVIQHHDQIVTSQDVGLALRCSYQLQNYTLTSGLDLSVASRVPTIAEESTVVPGPTVVMKIAARQGGDIQTAQVGDPLSLFFEIQEPNSPYSIFVRELIATDGIDNSEILLIDSNGCPTDQEIMGPINVLNGTSKVLRAPFDAFKFPNSDVVQFKAIVTPCLPTCEPVQCDVQDYLGYHRKIESMGKRRRRRSDAASHDPHNLLVVQSIRIADKFQAVADASPAKTKTASTESEVAVLHNTDNVSQHHSNVPPCLNLLGLLMAGALFLVAQAVLIGAWAFIWQKRRQTKMAETTIESDRRFFSSTYANNAYATS, encoded by the exons ATGGCACTGTCCGGTAGTAGGTCCAGCAGCGCACTGATTGTGGTGTTGAGCGTCCTGTTGATGGGCATCAATTCAGCCGATTCTCAATCGGCCGAGACGATCGAATGCACCAGCCAAGACACGACCTTTGAACTGAGGACGGGCTACGTTTTCACAGCGCCGGAGGAGATCCTTGACACGCGGCCGGACACGCTCCAGCTGGCAGACTGTATCGAAACTTGCCGTCTCAATAGCAGCTGCTCAGCTCTTAATTTCGAGACGGGACTGTGCGTCCTTTTCCGCACCAACGCGTTCGACACTCCCG AGGCGCTGACAAAGTCGCAGTTTCCTGTTTACACAATTTACGCTCAAAGGATCTGTTTGGCCAATGCCAGCGAACTGTGCGCCCAGAGGTCCTGGGCTTACGAGATGGTTCCGTCCTTCGAAATGTCGACCTTCGTCCGCCAAAAGAAACAAGCGGCCACCCGCCGCGCCTGTATGGAACTCTGCCTCAACGAGCAAACATTCCAATGCCG atcGGCTAGCTTCAGCGCCACCACCGGTGAATGCTCACTTAGCGACATGGATCGGTTCTCTGTGACAGCTCGATCCGCTTACACGAACACGCCAGACGTGGACTATTTCGAGACCAACTGCGTCGATGACCCCGTCAAAATGTGCGATTTCCAACGGACCGAGGGACGCATTCTGAAAACGGTTGACGCCGTGTTCCAG GATGTCGAGACCGAGGAAGCCTGTAAAAATCTTTGCCTAAATGCCAACTTCCGTTGCCACTCGTTCGATTTCGGAGACACTGGCGATAAAGTGTGTCGACTCAGCCATCACTCGGCCAGCTCCCTCAGTCAAATTCAG GATCCTTATTTGGAGATTCCCGAGGCGACCACGCATGAACTGACGTCTTGTTATAATGTGACCATCGATTGCCGCTCATCCGACATGATTGTCCGCGTCAAAACGAACCGCATTTTCAGCGGCAAATTGTACGCCAAAGAGAGGCCCAACTCGTGCGTCACAGATGTCACTAGAGGTCTCGAATTCGAGCTCAGACTCGGCTACCAAGATCTTGGCTGCGATGTCAAACAGGAAGGTCTGGGCAAATTTTTCACTGAAGTCGTCATCCAG CATCACGACCAAATAGTGACAAGTCAAGATGTCGGTTTGGCTCTTCGCTGCTCTTATCAACTGCAGAATTACACTCTGACCAGTGGGCTCGATTTGTCGGTGGCCAGTCGTGTGCCGACCATCGCCGAAGAGTCGACTGTCGTTCCAGGACCGACAGTTGTCATGAAAATCGCCGCTCGTCAGGGTGGAGACATCCAAACGGCCCAAGTGGGGGATCCCCTCAGCCTCTTCTTCGAGATTCAGGAACCAAACAGCCCGTATTCGATTTTTGTGCGCGAATTGATCGCGACCGATGGAATCGACAATAGCGAAATTTTGTTGATTGATTCCAACGGATGCCCAACTGACCAGGAGATCATGGGACCCATCAACGTTCTTAACGGCACCTCCAAAGTTCTTCGCGCTCCATTCGACGCTTTCAAATTCCCCAACTCGGACGTGGTCCAGTTCAAAGCGATAGTGACTCCGTGCTTGCCCACTTGCGAGCCAGTCCAGTGTGATGTCCAGGACTATTTGGGCTATCATCGCAAAATCGAATCCATGGgcaagaggaggaggaggcgTAGCGACGCTGCTAGCCACGACCCGCACAATTTGCTTGTCGTCCAGTCCATCCGCATTGCCGACAAGTTCCAGGCGGTTGCTGATGCCTCGCCGGCCAAGACCAAAACAGCCTCGACCGAATCCGAAGTGGCTGTCCTCCACAACACGGACAACGTCTCGCAACATCACTCCAATGTTCCACCGTGTCTTAACTTGCTAGGACTCCTGATGGCCGGTGCTTTGTTCCTGGTGGCCCAGGCTGTCCTGATCGGTGCCTGGGCTTTCATCTGGCAAAAGAGACGTCAAACTAAAATGGCCGAGACGACGATTGAAAGCGACCGACGATTTTTCTCAAGCACCTACGCCAATAATGCTTACGCCACTAGTTAA
- the LOC116925429 gene encoding LOW QUALITY PROTEIN: UDP-glycosyltransferase UGT5 (The sequence of the model RefSeq protein was modified relative to this genomic sequence to represent the inferred CDS: deleted 1 base in 1 codon), whose protein sequence is MRILYISGCFWLLLSVFSYADAYNILILTPVTSPSHSIVFKPLVEGLAERGHFVTYWNGLQPSRSSFSNSTDNLRLLKSPNLVKINRQHNVSFRDHDSPFTMLFRLVPTLMNYCRVIYEDPVFHQLMNSKERYDLIIVDGFANDCTLYLAEVLDVPFVYLSCLAPPPWLLYEIGSPLALEQFPNPIGHRDRMNLWQRMFNSVTGVGIIYFHRWIILPLTERVAAQTLGINNLTSIVDIKNRYLSLLLVNSHFSFNYHLPTASAVVEVGGIHMTGKRDTIKLSKDLASFLDNSGDAGFIIVSFGSMLRGDELPKDIRRIFMSTFARLQQRVVWKWENESRFDEEGELIPNNIKTISWLPQRELLRHPKVRLLISHGGLLSQFETIYDGIPSICLPVWGDHPINAQKSEDDGYAIRINWNDLTEEKLYNAIQLLLTNPRYSQRVKKVSALMHDQINNPLDRAIYWVEYVIRHQGAPHLRNASRDLSFPQRALLDVILILATAISFVAFLTVRVGCFCYSKYGRKDVLIGTNKKVN, encoded by the exons ATGCGTATCCTGTACATATCAGGATGCTTTTGGCTTCTGCTGTCAGTATTCTCTTATGCTGATGCATACAACATTCTAATCCTGACACCCGTCACCTCGCCGAGTCATAGTATTGTGTTTAAACCCTTGGTGGAAGGATTGGCAGAACGCGGGCATTTCGTTACTTACTGGAATGGATTGCAACCAAGTAGATCAAGTTTCTCAAACAGTACGGACAACTTACGTCTTCTGAAGTCTCCGAATCTCGTGAAAATCAACAGGCAACACAATGTTAGTTTCCGCGATCATGATAGCCCGTTCACTATGCTTTTTCGATTGGTCCCAACCCTGATGAACTATTGCAGGGTCATCTATGAAGATCCTGTTTTTCACCAGCTGATGAATTCGAAGGAGCGATACGACCTGATTATCGTCGACGGATTTGCCAATGATTGCACTTTATACTTGGCCGAAGTCCTTGACGTCCCTTTCGTCTATTTGAGCTGTTTGGCACCTCCACCGTGGCTATTGTACGAAATCGGCTCGCCATTGGCTCTAGAACAATTTCCAAATCCTATAGGACATCGAGATAGGATGAATCTTTGGCAGCGAATGTTTAACAGCGTGACG GGTGTAGGTATTATTTACTTTCACCGGTGGATTATTTTGCCCCTCACCGAACGTGTGGCAGCCCAAACGCTGGGGATCAACAATTTAACGTCTATCGTGGACATCAAAAACCGTTATTTGAGTTTACTATTAGTCAACAGTCACTTCAGTTTCAATTATCACCTGCCAACTGCTTCGGCTGTCGTAGAAGTCGGTGGAATTCACATGACTGGAAAACGTGATACAATAAAATTATCAAAA GATTTAGCTTCTTTTCTCGATAATTCGGGTGACGCTGGATTCATTATCGTCAGCTTTGGTTCCATGTTGAGAGGCGACGAACTTCCAAAAGATATCCGACGAATTTTCATGTCAACTTTCGCCCGGCTGCAGCAACGCGTCGTCTGGAAATGGGAAAACGAAAGCAGATTCGATGAAGAAGGGGAACTGATcccaaataatattaaaacaATTTCTTGGTTACCACAACGAGAATTGCTCAGACACCCAAAAGTTCGGCTATTAATTTCACACGGTGGTCTGTTGAGTCAGTTTGAAACTATTTATGACGGCATTCCGTCCATTTGTTTGCCCGTCTGGGGTGATCATCCGATCAACGCCCAAAAATCCGAAGACGACGGCTATGCTATCCGTATAAACTGGAACGACTTAACCGAAGAAAAGCTTTACAACGCCATCCAGCTCTTGCTTACCAATCCGAG GTATAGCCAAAGAGTGAAAAAAGTTTCCGCACTAATGCACGACCAGATAAACAATCCATTGGATCGAGCCATTTACTGGGTCGAATACGTCATCCGCCATCAAGGAGCACCGCATTTACGTAACGCTTCGCGCGATCTCTCTTTTCCACAACGAGCCCTTCTCGATGTTATACTAATTTTGGCGACTGCGATTTCTTTCGTTGCCTTTCTCACCGTTCGTGTAGGTTGTTTCTGCTATTCTAAATACGGCAGGAAAGATGTTCTTATTGGAACAAATAAGAAAGTGAATTAA